The nucleotide window TTAGTTTGAAACGAAAAGTCAAGTCCAATGAGTATGCAAAATCATGTTCACTGTTTTGTGCTATAGACTAGTTTATTATTACAAATAAGCTAAGTAGTATATGGTTAAACACATACCTTTACGGTTTCAAATAGATGTGACAAGACAACGTGCTGGTTGCCGGGTCTGGGTCAAAACGGATCACTTTAGGGTGGTTGAAATGGGCCTGGTTAGGTTGGATTGACCCATAAACACTTTTTTATccatttaaaaattaaaataattataCATGTTTTAAACAAAACAATTTAGGAGGTTGCTTTGATTAAAAATAGATTTTAGGCGACTTTGATTCTTTGAATTACGTTTGACCTGTTCCCTTTTTATCTAAATTTTGTGATTCGACCCGttttagataaataaataaaaaccccAAAAATCAACCAATTAATAAGTAAACTCGTTGAAATCGCACCTCTAGTCCCCTAGCTTCCAACGCATCCTCTACTTTTGTTGACAAAACTTGACGAATTATTACGGTTTCAGGTGGCAGAAAAGGCGTTGCTTTTATGGAACAACGACCAAATCTACAATCTAATCGGACACAATCGAGAAGTGATCTTACCCATCATTTTTCCAGCACTGGAAATGAACATGCAAAATCATTGGAACCAATCAGTCCTAAACTTAACACACAGTGTGAGAAACGTGATGACAGAGATGGATAACATGTTGTTTCTGGCCTGCTTTGCGCGTTTCTTGGAGGAGCGGGAAAAAGAGAGTTTTGAAACAGAGAAAAGGAAGGAAGCGTGGGCTCGCCTCGAGAATGCTGCAAGTCTTCAGCCAGTATCATGGAATACTACGGCGGTTCTGGTAATGATGCCACCCCTAAGTTAATTTTTTCTGATTCATTGTTGTAGTGAGTTTATATGATGGAAAATGTTAACACGGTTACTCGTGGATTATTATTAAGATTAAAGTAATGCCGTTTTGTCCATTATTCTTTCGTCACGACACGCGCTTTCTTTTTACCGTGTTAAGATCAAGGGTCGACGTGATTCAACCTACGAAACCAGGAAAAACGAAGCAACTGATCAGATGACGGGTTTAGAAAGTTTGATATCTAGTTAACGATTATAATCGTGTATACTAGTATGTGGTGTACGGTTATTTGTATACCTTCACTTGACGAAGGTGCGTAAGGATTTATTCAAAGGTACAAAGGAAGGCTTGTTTCTAGTGTTGAGCCATGTTGGAAAAGTGACTTCAACTTCCTCCCAAGTTGAAGATTACGTGCTCTTTCACGCGAGCTTTCTCAACGGGAAGATGAGGAAGACCCGTGACAAGGGGTGTCCAAGAGAACAACAGTTGTGACGCCATTCGTTAAAGAAATCGTGTTGGACCGGAAGGTATAGAGATGTGGTGTGCTGAACTATATATTGGATCTATATGTGAAAGACAATTTATTAGAAACATTGCTAATGACATGATTTTATAGGGTCACACGTTGAGCAATTACACATTTACACTAACTAAAGTTTAAATGTGATTTTAGCGTGAACAAACTGATTAACATTATGTGGCTTAAGGACAAGATCAAGAGATGCCTTGAAGATTGTATGGCTATATATGACGTCATGAACTCAGATCATCCATTATCGTTTTACAATTTTTCAGTTAACGTCACTACTATGTCATAAAGTACCTGTCACCTTATCACTTTTTTCACTAACCCTCTTTATAGTTTTCAGTTTTCACTATCAACTACCCATTAAAATAATACTaattttaaataagtaaaaaaagaaaattatttggTTGATTGAAAAGGCATGGCCTACCATCCCAACCCCTATCTTCCTCACGCCACCCCCTCCCACGGTGTTTAAGTCCCCATCACCCCCATTCAcaatcagtggcggatctagaccAAAATTTAGGGGTAacgttcaattttttttttaccgtACATCATGCAATATAAACGAAACATTAATAGAAACAcgataataaataaatttaaacaCATACATAATAGATTTCTCCTCTTCGGTTTTTGAAAGCTTGAAATTGAGTCGTTACATATCTTCTTTTACTTTATCAAAAGTTTCTCTTTTGACCATACATATTAGATCATTGTTCAGATACTCCTCACCCATTTGATTGCGTAAATCCATCTTGATAAACTGAATTTTAGTAAAACATCTTTCAATGGTTAcggttgcaaccggtaaaacCAATGCTACCTTCAATGTTCGATAAACCAAAGGAAAAGTATTATGTTTTCCGGTTTCCACTATTACACGAGCAAGGTCATACAATCCATTCAACTTTGCAAATGTATCATCTTCTTTTAAAGTGTGATAAAAGATCGTAATCAATCATTCAATTGCACATAAAGTTATAAACCTTAATCAGTTACACAAACCCTAATCAATTTACACATAAACCCTGAAGGGAATGAGCATTGAATAATTGTATTATGTTGTGGGGTTGGACTTTTAATTAGTTTGGGATTTTAATTAAACTTTCAGATAATAAGGGTGTTGTGCTATCGACAGTGACGGAACCAAAACTTTTTAATAAAGAGTTGAAATATTTTACATTCTCAAGCGTATGTTGGTTAGTTTTAACTAACACTCTATGTCTTACATACATGAGAACGTTTTTATCAAGATATCAATGATATATTTATGTGATtaaaattctttattataaaagGACCGTAAAACTATATAAtgataataaattaaaaaaagacaaatcaaacaaaaaattaaaatcttttgtattaggttaaataaattattaagtAATATGCAAATAAATGTaaacataaagaaatattttttttctatGATAAAGGAACCGTAAAACTATAGAAtgataataaattaaaaaaagaaaaaatcaaacataaaaaattaaaaatttttatATTAGGTTACATAAATTATTAAATAATAGGAAGAAGTATTTTTTTTACTATGACTGAAATTTAATCAGTGAAATTTACTTCTTTTACCCTTCACATTAAAAACTTAAATAAAAGATTTCATTTTCAGGTTTAAAAGTAGGGCTATTAACTTTTACAAAAGGCCCACTTCATCATATTAGGTTAGGCCTTTTTTttcgtttcttcttcttcttaccATTTATAGAGCCATTGCCGCTGCAACATTGCCGGTGCAGGCGTCTACCGAACAGGCTCCATTTATTCAAACTTCAGTCTGATTCCGCCGATGACTAGATAGGAGGGGTAGCACAATATATTTTTAGGGGTAGCGAAATACGAAAAACATCCAAAATATAATTTTTCTTACACTTCGAGCGAAAAGTTGAGGGGTAGCGGGGGCTACCCCTGCTTCAAAGGCAGATCCGCCCCTGTTCACAATGCCACATCACCTGGACATTATACCATAGTGCACAGTCTTAAGTGGGGAGCATGTAACAACTTATCAAGCTTAGAGCATCGATGATGACCCTAAAAAAATATGTGACTATGTGAGTATGAGAGTATGTTTAGTTATATTATAAGGAATGTTGTTAGTGTTTTTGAGTGGTTACGAGTGGAGATGAGAGAAAATATATATGGAAAAAGAATCTGGAGAGAGAAAACCTTATcaactttttaatatttttgaaatgGCTGTTAGAGGAGGAGGGAGAAAAAGTAatgataaatgtataaaaatattatttaattaaaaagaagAGAGAAAAAGTAGTTATTTTTAGTGCAAATACATAGATATAGATAAAGAATTCATTGACGACTTCTATGTTTGGAATTTTGAGAGGTAGGTTATTGAAAATAAGGTTAAGGGTGTACAGGATGGAAGCGGTAAACGAGCACGGATGGTCTTATAGGTAACGAATAAAATATGTGAATGCTTTATGTATTGCATTATTACATAACATACAGATGGATTATGGAACAAGAATGGGCCAGACAAATACAAATCCACGTCAAAACCGCACTCTGACCTCCCCTTCCCTTTTTCATTCATCAATTCTCCCCAATTTccatttctagagagagaaacataCCTTCTTTAGAGAAAGAAAGTCGTTATTATTCGATCTTCTTCTTCGCAACCAAAAATTTAGGCCTTCTCGCTGTTCGATCGATTGCAAGCTTCTCGTTACTTCATCATCCTTCATCATGTAAGATTAGATACTTCTGGATTAACAAAATCTATTATATGATTTATATCGTTCGTTCCTTATATGATTTATATATTGATCTAGTTTGTATGCGTTTGATTGTTTCTGGTTCGTGTGTTGCGTTGAGGTCTGATTGTTCGTAATTTAGGTTGTAATTGTGATCGTTAGATAACGAATTCGATTTTTCGTGAATTTTGTGTGCATCTATATTAAGAATTGGAATCGGAATCTGTAAATATTGATATATATGTAAGTGTATTTGTTGTGCAAATTTATTGTTTCTTGAGTATGCACATGCTTGTTTTTCACTTTTAAGAAATCAATTAGGTAATCTGTTACTCCACAAAAATTGAGGATTTAGTGTTGTGGATATTGAATTTGTTCCTGTTAATCAGCGTGCCTCTTATCATAATCATAAGAAGTAGCCTCTGGTAAATTATAGTTTCTCAATTGGCGAAGTTTTGTGTATGATGTGGTGAATGAGCAATTAGGAACGAGGATCATAGTCTCTGAACAGTTTATGAATATTCATATATACCGATTTCTTCTGGAGTGAATACGCCATTTCTTTTGTGTTTTAAACTCTTTGATTTTTAGACATGTGCACATAATTGCTTCTATTTAAAAAGTAGTCGTAACATGTGTATTACTATTGAATTCTACTGCTCGTTAAACTATGACCGTCACTTTTTGGCCTGCTAGACTTGCTACCAACTAAGTCATATTTTAATATGACATGCATCTGTGAAATGCTGATGAGCGATAATTCATTTTACACTATGTGTCAAAGAAGGTTATTCAAGTAGTAAGGTGTGAATGCATCTAAATAGGTAGAGAATTATGTGGATTTTGGTCTTCAGTTGGGATCTAGTGGAGAATATCAGGTAATGTGCTCAATTGTATATGAGTTTCTTTTGGCTGGTATAGTCATATATGTTATGAATTAGGCAATCTAGCGAATGAAGCATCATGCAACCGCTTTATCCTGCATCTTTCTTAATACTTAAAATTAGGCAATCTAGCGAATGAAGCATCATGCAACCGCTTTATCCTGCATCTTTCTTAATACTTAAAGATGCCGATGACTTGGTGTCAAGATACCTTAGAGCTATTTCGTTATGTTAATGTGACATTACCACATATTAAATTGTTGTAACATACGCTGAGCCTGTGtttcatgatttttttttctcttttgttTGATACACGAGAAGTCATTTGTGAGCTAAGAGAATGAAGGCAAGGTCATCATCGTTGAATCCATACGCTACTTCATACATCCCACTCTCTAGAAGAGGAGCAACCGACGAAAGCAAAACCTATGATCACGGGAATGCTACACTAAACCAGTCACCAAGATATTCCGAGAATCACGATACCGTGCCCGAGAGTCCCCATAGCTTGAAACTCAAGAACCATTCCGGTTTCGGTTCTTACGGTTCCTCATCACATACCGCAGAGTTAGCCGGAAAACAGGCTCTGGATATCGATCATGACATGAATTTGGCGTATCTTCAGATGGTTTTTCCCGGTGTTTCTGATGAGTCTCTttctagtgtctatactgcatgCAACGGTGATATTGAAGCTGCAGTTGAAATGCTGAGTCAACTTGAGGTAAGAGCTAAtgtcacgcacacacacacataggtctgtaaacgaacacgaacatataatcgaacacattttctTTTGTTCATGATCGTTTATTAAGTAAACGGGCATGTTCGCGTTCGTTCGTTTAAAACGTAAACGAACATAAAGAAACAAACTTAAACGAACACAGtttaacaaacaataaacaacacaaatgaacataattgaAGAAACCTAAATGAACATAATTTACTAAATATAAACGAACATAAATAATTTTTATGTAAATTAGTGATTAATACGATAAATTCCATTGAAAACCccatttttattactagaaagcccaattaccaattagttatatttatatacttTTAACTAGTTATGTATTTTAATTGAAACCGAACATAAACAAATTGAACAAACATAACTGAACGAACAAAACGTGTGTTCATGTTCGCTCGTTCAATTAGATGAACAAAAAGCGgtgttcatgttcattcgtttattaaataaacgaacataaacgaacttcccgccgaacaagttcacgaacagttcatgaacgttcggttcgtttacaggcctacacACACACAGGCCCTACAATGTATTTTTGTGCTCCTTTTGGTAACTGGATTAACTGCAATTTTGCAGCTGCATAGCGGTGATTTCACAGAGAATCTTCCGGATTCTCTAGATATCGGTGATGTATCAGAAGCGGGATCATCTAGTGAAGGCGGATCTCAAAAACTGAAGAAGGTGGTTGTTGCTGAAGGCAGTTGGTGGAACCACACACCGTCTCCGAAGTAAAAACCTACAAATGTTATACTTTCTATGGCGTTAACCGTTTCTGTGTATATTTCTGGTGAATTTTGGGAAAACTCTCGGTTATACAAGTAGAGAAATATAGAGTTGCTTTGATTGTTTGTATAGATTGTGAGATTGTTGCTTGTGTTGGAAATTGTTTTTGGCAATGTGGTGGGTCGGTAAGGAAAGTTCTTAGTAATGCAAGTAAACTGTGCCGTTTTCGTTAAAATTGAAGTCGGTTTCTCATACGAATATAGTTGTGTATGCATGATTGAAAACTGTAGTCTTGTGCAGAAGTTTATGTGAAGTATGTTTGGAGTAGTGTGGTTATTGAATTGGTAGCATTTCTTTTGTGTGAAACAATTCACAGTCGGGGATTATTACCAGCTCCAATACTCCATATGGTTTTGTAGACCTGTTGTAGTATTGGAATATTTGTATTACAACTGGCGCGCATTCTCATGCATGTCGTAATAAGCCAATAGGGTTGGAAAGTTGGTGGTGGTTTTGTGAAGGGTCGCCACACGAGTCTTGGACCGAGTTGTTGGGTCTGATCAGTATGGGTGTTCAGCATGCGTGCCATATGTACGCGCGGACTGGCAGCTATGTATTTGGGTCAGACACCTTGGTCCTTGGGTGTGTTTGTGATATGGTGTGGGCAGTGTGGACCTGGGCGAATGAGTCCTTGGGAGCGACAGGCAACCTATGGTTAAGCGGGTGTATAATTATTTGATATTCGCATACAACTAGATTTAGGTGTATTTTAGATGATGTAGAACTAGTGTGTGATgttctaaaaaataaatataaaaaactaAAGTCATGACAAAACATTTACGTAACATAAAAAACcctaaataaattaaaataatagatatgTGAAGTACTACTATATGAGAATCTTAAATAAAATAATTACACGTTATTGCAACTCCCTATTGGTATTGTAAAGGGGTAAGATTGTCTTGCAATAATGTGCAACTATATGAGAAtcttaaattaaaataataaacgTCACATATAGCAATAGAAGATGACTTTGTGTGTCAGTTGAGGATGTCAGAGAGTGAaggagagaaaaaaaaaagagatataAGGTGTGCCAATGAGGTGGTGGTGAGTGGTAAGGAAGAAAATTGGTGTTTTAAGGGACCCAAGTTCTATTCCTTGTTAGCGAACAATCGATAAAACAAAGAAAACGTTGAACACGGTGATTTGTGGGGGACGAAATCCCACGACtcttttctgtttttttattaACTCAACTTACTAATTACAAACGTAAATCACGATCTATATATATAGACTCCTTTCTTGCAAAACAAGCCTACCTATTTTGACTCAAACTCTAATTCCTTTGACCGACTCAAAACCAAATCCTAACTAATTTCTATTACTTAAAAATTCAAAACTTAAACTTAGAATGTCAACAGTTCATAATTGTTGCTGGATTGCTTTATCTTCCAAGCTAACTTGTAAGCCCAATAAACATCCCAACAAGAAATTACAGCCCAACGAGGTtaagtccaacaatctcccccttaaTCTCGATGGGTACCTCTTAAGTCCACCAACCCGAGCAACTCTCACATCTCCAAAAACTTTAATCTCGGCAATGCTTTGGTCAAGATATCGGCCTTTTGCTCGTTTCCACCTACATGCTCAACTAATATGTCGCCTCGTTCAATACACTCACGAATAAAATGATACCTCGTATTGATGTGTTTACTACGACCGTGAAATACCGGGTTTTTCATTAACGCGATTGCTGATTTGTTATCAACTTTAAGTTTTACTGTCTCTTCTTCTTGTCCTAGTAAGTTGCTCAGTAAACCTTTCAGCCATAGTGCTTGACACGCTGCAGATGTTGCAGCCATAAATTCTGACTCACACGAAGACAAAGCAACAGTTTGTTGCTTTTGTGAGTTCCACGAAATCAAGGCGTTTCCAAGATAAAATACCATACCCGTCGTGCTTCTACCATCGGTTTTATCAGTAGCATGACTACTATCGCAATACCCGTGTAATGCTCCATCTCCATCTGTTCCATAACGCAAACCATAACTTGTTGTACCTCGTACATATCGAAGAATGTGTTTAATGACTTGCATATGAGATTGTTTTGGGTCTTGCATGAATCTGCTCGCAACCCCAACGGAGTAACTCAAATCGGGTCGAGTGTGTGTTAGATACCTCAGACTTCCTATGATTCTTCGATATTCTGTTGTGTTAACCGGTTGTCCGTCTTCGTCTTTTGTAACATTTAATTTTGGTTCCGTAGGATAGCTAGTTGAATTACTCTCATGCATGCCTGCTAACTTTAAAACTTTATTGGCATAAGCTTTTTGACCTACTGTAATGCATCCCTTTTGttgaacaacctccaatcccaaATAATACGTTAATAAGCCTAGATCTTGCATGTCAAATTCACTTTTCATTTGTGCTTTGAATAGTCTAATTTCATTAGTACTTGAACCAGTTACGATTAGATCGTCGACATAAATCCCGACTATTATTATAGCATCTCCATCAACGCGTTTGTAAACCGCCGATTCTCTAGGACAACGAATGAACTTCAATCTTTTCAGTGTCGTGTCAAGCTTCTCATTCCACGCTCGCGGAGCTTGTCGCAAGCCATATAAAGCTTTGAATAATCGATAGACCATAGTTTCTTTTCCTTGAACCACATATCCGTCGGGTTGCTTGATATATACGGTTTCTTTCAAGTCGCCATTTAAGAAAGCCGTCTTTACATCCAGATGATATACTAACCACCCCTTTCTAGCTGCAATTGCTAGTATCAAATGTACGGTTTCGAGTCTCGCAACGGGAGCAAAGACTTCATCAAAGTCTACTCCTTGTTTTTGCACATATCCTTTAGCGACCAACCTTGCCTTATACTTTGATATAGACCCACTCGCATCACGTTTGATCTTGAACACCCACTTTAAACCAATCGCCTTGTGGCTTATGGGTAATTTACAAAGCTCCCATGTTTTGTTAGACTCGATCGAGTTAATCTCTGACTTCATTGCAAGTTGCCATTCTGTATGTTCTTTAGCTTCGTTAAAATTGACCGGTTCACCGTCAAGTAGCAATAATGTGTCAATCTCTTCTTGTAATAATACATAATCATCAAGCCTTTTTGGTAATACAGAATTCCTTGTAGACCTTCAAAGTGACATGTTTTCGTCAGAAGTACCCTGTTCAATACCTTCACTTTCTTGGTCTTCATTCTCGGTTCCATCACCATCTAATTCGTCATGTAAAATACCAGTTTGatctgatgatgaagaagtcATATTTTCAACACCACCACTTTGTATATTTTGAGTAACCTCTGCATGAATGTGATTAAAATCATCCGAGACTTGAAATTCCACCCATGCAGACCCTTCTTCATCATGATTAATTACTTTTGACCAATCATAACGCTCGCCTTCTTCAAGTTCCACGTTTCGACTTTCATAAACCCGTTTATTTATCGGATCATAGACACGATATCCACTGCCTCCTGGCTCTTTTCCGAGATTAACAATCTCAATACCTCTATCGTCTAGTTTCTTAACACCCACAGGTGGCGTCGTCATGTAACCGCGACATCCGAAAACACGAAGATATTCAAAGTCTGGTCTCTTACCAGTCCATGCTTGGAATGGTGTAGCATTCTTTACTGCTTTCGTTGGAGTTCAATTAATTAAATAAGCTGAATGTCTCGCAGCCTCTCCCCACAGATCTTGTGGCATCTTCATGGCTTTTGAAATACTTCGCATCATGTTCAGCACGGTACGATTACGCCTCTCTACAACgccattttgttgtggcgtgtaggGAGCCGAAAACAATCTCTTTATTCTGGTTTCTTCACAATATGCACTGAATAGTTTGTTAAGAAATTCGCCACCTCTATCACTCCTTAAGGCTTTAACCACATAAAGCGACTATAATCATCAACCAAAAGCATAATATAGCGATTACCACCTCGTGTAGATGGTGTAATCGGACCACAAAGGTCCGTGTGAATTAACTCCAAGGGCTTTTTAGCTCGAAATTCACTATGTTTCGAAAACGGTGGCCGATGTTGCTTCCCGACCATACATGCATCACACATTTGGTCCTGATGAGTAATTTTGGGCAGCCCCTTTGCTAGTTGTTTCTTCGACATCTCGCATAATGACCTGAAATTCAAGTGTCCAAGCCGAGCATGCCATAGCCATGCTTCGTTAGAAATTGCATTAAGTAAACAAGTCGGCTTACCAATTTTTAGTTCCCTCTTGTATAACCGGTTGCTCGAACGTCGCACTTTCATAAGCAATTGTCCTTCTTTCTCCGATAACCAAAGATAGTCATCAACTATTACTATCTTGTGACTGGTTTCTGCTAGCTGCCCCAAACTCAAAATATTACTACACAACTTTGGAATGTAGTAAACGTCGGTAACGAGTCGTTGTTCGCCGTTCTTGCAGTTGAAGAGAATTGAACCCTTTCCTTCGATCTTTACTAATGAACCGTCTCCGAATCTGACCAAACCATTTATATTGTAATTAATTTCAGCGAAGTGCTCCCGATTACCAGTCATATATATGGTTTGATGCTCCACTGTCAAGGTACCAAGTATCGTTAGTCTTAACATCGTTACGATACATATTTGGATGTACCTTATCTTCATTCAATAAAATCTCTTCATTGACTTCAACCACTGCTGCCATCCTAATCTCTTCAGCTTGTTTAGAGTTCTGAGCATGATTTGCCTGTTCATCCTTTGGTTATGGACACTCCCATGCAAAGTGTCCGAGTTCGTTGCAATTGTAGCAACGAACGGTACTCTTATCTCGTCCCTGATTGTTGTAGTTTCGATTACCGTTGGATGAATTACCACGCCCTTGACCTCTACCATTCCCACGGCCTCGGCCTCGACCGCGTCCGCGAGTATCTGACCCGTTACCGTATCGACCTCTACCTTGGGATTTCTTATTCTCAAAACGGCTCTGTCTCGGTTGGTTTTCGGACTTAGAGAAAAGCAACCTTCCATAGGTCTCTCCTTCGTTCCCGGCATAAAGACGCACTCTATCTTCAAACGCCTTTAACCTCCCGATTGCTTCCTCAAACGGCATCGTTTCCAAATCCTCCGACTGCTCAATGGAGGCGATGATTGGAAGGAACCTTATTGGCAGCGAATTGAACAATTTACGAACCAAAGTTTCGGGTTCTATGACGGAAACAAGGTTGTTGAATCTTCCTTCAATGGCGCTAATTCTTCCGGCGAATTCATCGATTAACTCGTTGTCCTTCATCTTCAAATTTTCTAACTCTGAACGAAGCACATGCAGACGTGCTTTCTGAACACGGTCTGCTCCCAAGAAGCGAACTCGTATGGCTTCCCATACCTCATGTGCTCTATTATATTTTGCAACTTGCAATAATATATCGTCGGGCAAGGACTGAAACAACAACGCCATTGCCGTCTGATTTTTTCGGTCTTCGACGGCCCCTCCGGTCACTGGGTCAATGGCCTCGGCTAGCCCGTAAGCACCCAAAACCGTCCTAACCTCAACCGACCAAGATGAGTAATTAGTCGTGGTTAATTTCGGGCATTGTAGGTTCACGTTCTGATGGTCTCTCGCATGAGCCAATACGTTATTTGGGTTCGGTTGATTAACGTTGTAGGAACGtttgacgacctgacgagtcaatcagaagagcgcttagacagaatcaaaggcggaattcattgattcggtcttcgtaaagcttgatttcactatttaacttcTTGTTTATTGATAATCTGACAGTTTACACGTTCCGGAAACAAatcggcagggcttcgccgttacatgCACAAGA belongs to Helianthus annuus cultivar XRQ/B chromosome 5, HanXRQr2.0-SUNRISE, whole genome shotgun sequence and includes:
- the LOC110899098 gene encoding polyadenylate-binding protein-interacting protein 5; the encoded protein is MKARSSSLNPYATSYIPLSRRGATDESKTYDHGNATLNQSPRYSENHDTVPESPHSLKLKNHSGFGSYGSSSHTAELAGKQALDIDHDMNLAYLQMVFPGVSDESLSSVYTACNGDIEAAVEMLSQLELHSGDFTENLPDSLDIGDVSEAGSSSEGGSQKLKKVVVAEGSWWNHTPSPK